In the Sus scrofa isolate TJ Tabasco breed Duroc chromosome 6, Sscrofa11.1, whole genome shotgun sequence genome, one interval contains:
- the SPIRE2 gene encoding protein spire homolog 2 isoform X3 → MVSPASSEAQVVQSLGFAIYRALDWGLDEHEERELSPQLERLIDLMANSDCDDSGGGAADEGYGGPEEEEEAEGGPRAVRTFAQAMRLCAARLTEPRGAQAHYQAVCRALFVETLELRAFLASVREAKEMLQKLREDEPQSEKPLVELDSLGRTDWARLWVQLMRELRHGVKLKKVQEQEFNPLPTEFQLTPFEMLMQDIRARNYKLRKVMVDGDIPPRVKKDAHELILDFIRSRPPLKQVSERRLRPLPQKQRTLHEKILEEIKQERRLRPVEGRHRDGRGFGSLPCILNACSGDVKSTSCINLSVTDAGSSAQRPRPRVLLKAPTLAEMEEMTTSEEEESPCGEVTLKRDRSFSEHDLVQLRGEVTSGLQPATQHPAGLELSRPRAGSMHSWRPGGQEPGSFPVSAQTQPDPTSPPRSDLSSAEDRPSASAAPDTTHLWLEFSHPAESLALTVEEVMDVRRVLVKAEMEQFVPNRELLSSLRKGKVCCCCRTKFPLFSWPPTCLFCKRAVCSSCSIKMKMPSKKFAHIPVYTLGFESPQRASAVRAPPPLRRDAFQSLQGPQWRSVEEEFPHIYAHGCVLKEVCRDCTSFVADVVRSSRKSVDALNTPRRARQTQSLYIPNTWTLDLK, encoded by the exons ATGGTGTCACCGGCCAGCTCGGAAGCCCAG GTGGTGCAGTCACTGGGCTTCGCCATCTACCGTGCGCTGGACTGGGGGCTGGACGAGCACGAGGAGCGGGAGCTCAGCCCACAGCTGGAGCGGCTCATCGACCTCATGGCCAACAGCGACTGTGACGACAGTGGCGGCGGGGCGGCCGACGAGGGCTATGGGGgcccggaggaggaggaggaggccgagGGTGGCCCCCGCGCCGTGCGCACCTTCGCACAGGCCATGCGCCTGTGCGCTGCACGCCTGACGGAGCCCCGGGGCGCCCAGGCCCACTACCAGGCCGTGTGCCGCGCGCTCTTCGTGGAGACGCTGGAGCTGCGGGCCTTCCTTGCCAGCGTCCGCGAGGCCAAGGAG ATGCTGCAGAAGCTTCGGGAAGATGAGCCACAGTCAGAGAAGCCTCTGGTGGAGCTCGACAGCCTAGGGCGCACGGACTGG GCCCGGCTCTGGGTCCAGCTCATGCGAGAGCTGCGCCACGGCGTCAAGCTGAAGAAGGTGCAGGAGCAGGAGTTCAACCCCCTCCCCACGGAGTTCCAGCTCACACCCTTTGAGATGCTGATGCAGGACATCCGCGCCAGGAACTACAAGCTGCGCAAGGTCATG GTCGATGGGGACATCCCTCCCCGGGTGAAGAAGGACGCCCACGAGCTCATCCTGGACTTCATCCGCTCCAGGCCGCCGCTGAAGCAG GTCTCCGAGAGAAGGCTGCGCCCCTTACCCCAGAAGCAGAGGACTCTGCACGAGAAGATCCTGGAGGAGATCAAGCAGGAACGCAGGCTGCGCCCCGTGGAGGGCAGGCACCGGGACGGCCGGG GCTTCGGCTCTCTGCCCTGCATCCTCAACGCCTGCTCTGGGGATGTCAAGTCCACCTCGTGCATCAACCTCTCCGTCACGGACGCCGGGAGCAGCGCCCAGCGCCCGCGGCCCCGGGTTCTGCTCAAGGCGCCCACGTTGGCCGAGATGGAGGAGATGACCACGTCTGAG GAGGAAGAGTCTCCGTGTGGGGAGGTGACCCTGAAGCGAGACCGCTCTTTCTCCGAGCACGACCTGGTCCAGCTCCGGGGTGAAGTGACTTCTGGCCTGCAGCCAGCGACTCAGCACCCAGCAGGCTTGGAGCTGTCTCGGCCCCGCGCAGGCAGCATGCACTCCTGGAGGCCAGGCGGCCAGGAGCCGG GTTCCTTCCCTGTCAGCGCCCAGACCCAGCCTGACCCCACCTCCCCGCCACGCAGTGACCTGAGCTCGGCCGAGGACAGGCCCAGCGCCTCCGCAGCCCCAGACACCACCCACCTGTGGCTG GAGTTCAGCCACCCCGCCGAGAGCCTGGCCCTGACGGTGGAGGAGGTGATGGACGTGCGCCGAGTGCTGGTGAAGGCCGAGATGGAGCAGTTCGTGCCCAACAGGGAGCTCCTGAGCAGCCTGCGGAAGGGGAAG GTGTGCTGCTGCTGCCGAACCAAGTTCCCGCTGTTCTCCTGGCCGCCGACCTGTCTCTTTTGCAAGAG AGCTGTCTGCAGTTCCTGCAGCATAAAG ATGAAGATGCCTTCTAAGAAGTTCGCACACATCCCCGTCTACACCCTGGGCTTTGAGAGCCCACAGAGGGCGTCAGCTGtcagagcccccccacccctgcgaAGAGACGCCTTCCA GTCCCTGCAGGGGCCGCAGTGGCGGAGcgtggaggaggagttcccgcacATCTACGCCCACGGCTGCGTCCTGAAGGAGGTCTGCAGAGACTGCACCAGCTTCGTGGCGGACGTGGTGCGCTCCAGCCGCAAGAGTGTGGACGCGCTCAACACGCCCCGCCGCGCCCGCCAGACCCAGTCCCTCTACATCCCGAACACCTGGACGCTCGACCTCAAGTGA